The sequence GACTACTCGCATTCCTTCGCGATCGCTTTCATCCCGCAAATCAGAAATTCCTTGTAATCGCCCCTGATTCACCAAGTCGGCGACCTTTTCAATCCAGCCCGCCTTGTTCACCTGATAAGGTAACTCTGTCACAATAATCGCTGTGCGGCGCTTGCTTCCCCGCGCGGCGGGAATTTCTTCTAAGGTAGCGACTCCCCGTAGGACAATACTACCCTTCCCCGTGGTGTATGCTTCCCGAATACCCGCATTCCCGACAATTTCACCACCAGTGGGAAAGTCAGGCCCAGGAATCAACTCAAACAACTTTTCATCTGTCAAATCTGGTTGGTCAATTAAAGCAATCAACCCATCAACCAATTCTCCTAAATTGTGGGGCGGTATATTCGTCGCCATCCCCACGGCGATTCCCGAACAGCCATTGAGCAACAGAAAGGGTAATTGCGCCGGGAGTACTGTTGGTTCTTGTTGAGAATTATCGAAATTGCCAATAAATTCTACAGTTTCTTCGCCGATTTCTGTCAGCATTCCCTCGTGACCAATCGGCGCGAGGCGGGTTTCTGTGTAACGCATCGCCGCCGGCGGGTCATTATCTACACTGCCAAAGTTTCCGTGTCCGCCTAGCAAAGGATAGCGGCTGGAAAAATCCTGCACCAACCTGACTAGGGCGTCATAGACCGACTGGTCGCCGTGGGGGTGATATTTACCGAGCACGTCCCCTACTACACGGGCACACTTTCGATAGGGTCTATCGGGCGTTAAACCAAGCTCATGCATCGCGTACAAAATCCGCCGATGCACCGGTTTTAAGCCATCACGGACATCCGGCAAAGCTCGCCCGACAATCACACTCATGGCATATTCAAGGTAAGACCGTTGCATCTCGGTGTGCAGGGCTGTGGTGATTACCTGTCCCGTGGAGAGAAGGTTTAACTGTTTTACCATGAGTTTTTCCCTGAAATTTAACTACACAAAAGCCACTGGAAATTAAGACTGCAGCAACCACAGCATAACGGATGAAAAGCAATTCCTAACCAAATCTTGTTAGCCATAGGATAAAAATCAGTAGTATTATCCATGATGACGGGGACACACATTGAAGATTAAAAAGGAGGCAGACAAATGTTTGACTCAGTTTGCCATCCCCCTCACCTCTATATATCAAATTCTCATGAAAACTGTTTTGATTGTCGAAGATGATTTAATTAATGCTCGCGTTTTTTCCAAGATTTTGACTAAGCGCGGTGGCTTAGACGTGAAACACACTGAAAATGTAGAAGAAGTCATCGAAATTGCCCAAGCTGGTGCAGCAGACTTGATTTTGATGGATGTTTCCCTTTCCCGGAGTGTTTATCAAGGTAAATCTGTTGATGGCATCAAAATTACACAAATGTTGAAATCTGACCCGCTAACAGCTAATTTACCTGTGATTCTGGTTACGGCTCACGCTATGGAAGGCGATCGCGAAAACTTTCTTAAACAAAGCGGCGCTAATGGTTACATCTCAAAACCCATAGTTGATCATCAACAGTTTGTTGACCAAATTATGGCACTTATACCGCAATAAATGACTACAGAATGAAGCATGGAGTTTGAACTCAAATTTCCTGCTGGATGTGAGTAATATTATTCTTTTGTAGATAAAAAATATCAACGCAGATAAACAGTTTCCGGTTTATGGCGTACTTATTACCAACCCAGAGCCAATTTTGTTGTTTTTTGATTTCACACTTCATACTTCAAGCTTTATCCTGTAGTTGACCAAGAAGAGGAAGGGGTAAGGAAGAATGGTTTTCGCTGATTCTTGTCACCTTTCCCCTACCTGAAAGATATTGACTACCTGTACCAGAATTGCTCGCCCGTAATGTTTTGAGCAACTAGTGACTAAACAGATAGTATATATGTACTATGAATAGTGTGATTCGGCAAGTACCCTGGGATAATACACAAGTAAATCAGCATCTTAGACCCCAAACCCTACTGAGTAGGTTGTTGTCTAGTCCGTGGAGAAATTCCCTGTGGTTGTAAAGCCGCTTGAATGCGGGGTAATTCTAAGAACTTTTTCGTATCAGACAAAAGGCGATTACCCCACAGATTTTGCTTGAGAAACTC is a genomic window of Fortiea contorta PCC 7126 containing:
- a CDS encoding response regulator, which translates into the protein MKTVLIVEDDLINARVFSKILTKRGGLDVKHTENVEEVIEIAQAGAADLILMDVSLSRSVYQGKSVDGIKITQMLKSDPLTANLPVILVTAHAMEGDRENFLKQSGANGYISKPIVDHQQFVDQIMALIPQ